In one Mesorhizobium australicum genomic region, the following are encoded:
- a CDS encoding glycosyltransferase produces the protein MTTRVAILACVHNGERFLAEQFASLARQTVSDIDVWVSVDGSSDGSMELLGEIASGWTKGHFTILRGPGEGFAENFRSLMVNPDIEADYFAFCDQDDIWAPDKLEAAIGWLSRQPADTPALYGSRTRIVDIEGRPVGLSPLFAEPPSFRNAIVQSIAGGNTMVMNRAAHGLMAEASRRSGFVSHDWWCYMMVTGAGGAFHYSPEPRIDYRQHVGNLVGSNDGLRARLGRTGFLLSGGFARWTDRNLAGLQACRDLLTDDARDVLDRFAALRGMWLPWRLIELRRSGIHRQSAKGQASLYIASAINRL, from the coding sequence GTGACCACCCGGGTGGCGATTCTCGCTTGCGTCCACAATGGCGAGCGCTTTCTGGCCGAGCAGTTCGCCTCGCTCGCCCGCCAGACCGTGTCCGACATCGACGTCTGGGTCTCCGTCGACGGCTCCTCTGACGGCTCGATGGAGCTTCTGGGGGAGATCGCGTCCGGTTGGACGAAGGGGCACTTCACCATCCTGCGCGGGCCGGGCGAAGGGTTTGCCGAGAATTTCCGCTCGCTGATGGTCAATCCGGACATCGAGGCGGACTACTTTGCCTTCTGCGACCAGGACGATATCTGGGCGCCCGACAAGCTGGAGGCCGCGATCGGCTGGCTGTCGCGGCAGCCGGCGGACACGCCGGCGCTCTACGGCAGCCGCACGCGCATCGTCGACATCGAGGGGCGGCCGGTCGGCTTGTCGCCGCTGTTTGCCGAGCCGCCAAGCTTCCGCAACGCGATCGTGCAGTCGATCGCAGGCGGCAACACGATGGTAATGAACCGCGCGGCGCACGGCCTGATGGCCGAGGCCTCGCGGCGCAGCGGCTTCGTCAGCCACGACTGGTGGTGCTACATGATGGTGACCGGCGCGGGCGGCGCGTTCCACTATTCGCCGGAGCCGCGCATCGACTACCGCCAGCATGTCGGCAACCTGGTCGGATCGAACGACGGGCTGCGGGCGCGGCTGGGCCGGACCGGCTTCCTCCTCAGCGGCGGCTTCGCGCGCTGGACCGACCGCAACCTCGCCGGCCTGCAGGCCTGCCGCGACCTCCTGACCGACGATGCGCGGGATGTGCTCGACCGCTTCGCGGCGCTGCGCGGCATGTGGCTGCCGTGGCGGCTGATCGAGCTGCGCCGCAGCGGCATCCACCGCCAGAGCGCAAAGGGGCAGGCGAGCCTCTATATCGCATCGGCGATCAACCGGCTCTGA